GTTGCCTCTATACTCTGTGCCCTACCGTAAGGAACCTTTATCAGATTCTGAGATAGAGATACTGTTTAGTAGTGAAGTTGTAGTTGAGGAGAAGATTGATGGTAAGTTTTCCTCTAAAGAATACGAAGATTATATTGTTTTCTACGAGTATATGAGGATAAGGCACAGTATATTCTATACCAAGCTTCCGTCTTTTATAATAGCCTTCGATGTATATGATAAAAAATCTAAGAGATTTCTCGGGGTTCCAGAAAAACACGAAGTCTTAAAATCTCTAGACTGGTGCTATGTCCCGGTAATCTATATAGGTAAAATTGATATTAATTCGTGGAGAAAAGAGCTGCTAAAGCTTATGAAGAGACCTTCGTATTACGGAGCACCTTTAATCGAAGGTGTTGTTGT
This genomic interval from Ignisphaera sp. contains the following:
- a CDS encoding RNA ligase family protein; protein product: MSSTEIVHYPKIKRLPLYSVPYRKEPLSDSEIEILFSSEVVVEEKIDGKFSSKEYEDYIVFYEYMRIRHSIFYTKLPSFIIAFDVYDKKSKRFLGVPEKHEVLKSLDWCYVPVIYIGKIDINSWRKELLKLMKRPSYYGAPLIEGVVV